Proteins from one Streptomyces sp. NBC_00289 genomic window:
- a CDS encoding LLM class flavin-dependent oxidoreductase yields MRFLAITLIVHAPDPVTGVRKPTHERFREVLDNAVLAEELGFDGFGVGERHERPFISSSPPVVLSHIAALTRRIRLFTAVTTLSLLDPVRAYEDYATLDHLSDGRLELIIGKGNGAAQRDLFDVTPEDQWERNAESYEVFRQIWRQDKVTARTRFRPELTDAEVWPRPLQQPVRVWHGSATSKESVDLAARYGDPLFSANVTNPIEPYAELIRHYRERWEHYGHDPADIAVGAGTAGLYAAPTSQEALAAYRPVFEGNLAFQKRLGLEPVFATLEDFVERSSALVGSPQQIIDKVHRYHEQFGHTVLHLHADAGGLTDTRHRDSLELFQSAVAPVLRREIPDPPFAWGPVLPATSPAEEPAHV; encoded by the coding sequence GTGAGGTTCCTCGCGATCACCCTGATCGTGCACGCCCCGGACCCGGTGACCGGCGTACGGAAGCCGACGCACGAGCGCTTCCGCGAGGTCCTGGACAACGCGGTGCTCGCCGAGGAGTTGGGCTTCGACGGATTCGGGGTGGGGGAGCGGCACGAGCGGCCGTTCATCTCCTCCTCGCCGCCGGTCGTCCTCAGCCACATCGCCGCGCTCACCCGCCGCATCCGCCTGTTCACCGCCGTGACCACGCTGAGCCTCCTCGACCCGGTGCGCGCCTACGAGGACTACGCCACCCTCGACCATCTCTCCGACGGACGCCTTGAGCTGATCATCGGCAAGGGCAACGGCGCCGCCCAGCGCGACCTGTTCGACGTCACGCCCGAGGACCAGTGGGAGCGCAACGCCGAGAGCTACGAGGTGTTCCGGCAGATCTGGAGGCAGGACAAGGTCACCGCCCGGACCCGCTTCCGTCCCGAGCTCACCGACGCCGAGGTGTGGCCGCGGCCGTTGCAGCAGCCCGTCCGGGTCTGGCACGGCAGTGCCACCAGCAAGGAGTCGGTCGACCTCGCCGCCCGCTACGGCGACCCGCTGTTCTCCGCGAACGTCACCAACCCCATCGAGCCGTACGCCGAGTTGATCCGCCACTACCGCGAGCGCTGGGAGCACTACGGCCACGACCCGGCGGACATCGCCGTCGGAGCCGGCACCGCGGGTCTGTACGCGGCCCCGACGTCACAGGAGGCGCTGGCCGCCTACCGGCCGGTGTTCGAAGGCAACCTGGCCTTCCAGAAACGGCTGGGCCTGGAACCCGTCTTCGCCACCCTGGAGGACTTCGTCGAGCGCAGCTCGGCGCTCGTCGGCAGCCCGCAGCAGATCATCGACAAGGTGCACCGCTACCACGAGCAGTTCGGGCACACCGTGCTGCATCTGCACGCCGACGCGGGCGGACTGACGGACACCCGGCACCGCGACTCGCTGGAGCTCTTCCAGTCCGCGGTCGCGCCGGTCCTGCGCCGCGAGATACCCGATCCGCCCTTCGCGTGGGGGCCGGTGCTCCCGGCGACCTCGCCGGCCGAGGAGCCCGCCCATGTCTGA
- a CDS encoding NtaA/DmoA family FMN-dependent monooxygenase (This protein belongs to a clade of FMN-dependent monooxygenases, within a broader family of flavin-dependent oxidoreductases, the luciferase-like monooxygenase (LMM) family, some of whose members use coenzyme F420 rather than FMN.): protein MSKPLKQIHLAAHFPGVNNTTVWSDPAAGSHIEFSSFAHFARTAERARFDFLFLAEGLRLREQGGKIYDLDVVGRPDTFTVLAALAAVTDHLGLTGTINSTFNEPYEVARQFASLDHLSGGRAAWNVVTSWDAFTGENFRRGGFLPQDERYSRAKEFLATTHELFDSWHGDEILADQASGTFLSDAKAGAFVHQGQHFDIEGRFNVPRSPQGRPVIFQAGDSDEGREFAASGADAIFSRYATLKEGQEFYTDVKSRLAKYGRGHDQLKILPAASFVLGDTDAEAEELAREVRRRQVSGATAIKHLEFVWNRDLSSYDPEGPLPDIDPDLGEHHIARGRAQVRMYRDPLAVAREWRERAAANNWSIRDLVIETGNRQNFVGSPATVAKTINDYVQADASDGFILVPHITPGGLDGFADKVVPLLQEQGVFRTEYEGPTLRDHLGLAHPDAVAEERAAS, encoded by the coding sequence ATGAGCAAGCCGCTGAAGCAGATCCATCTGGCCGCCCACTTCCCGGGCGTCAACAACACCACCGTGTGGAGCGACCCCGCGGCCGGCAGCCACATCGAGTTCAGCTCCTTCGCGCACTTCGCGCGGACCGCCGAACGCGCCAGGTTCGACTTCCTGTTCCTCGCCGAGGGACTCCGGCTGCGCGAACAGGGCGGCAAGATCTACGACCTGGACGTCGTCGGCCGCCCCGACACCTTCACCGTCCTCGCCGCCCTCGCCGCCGTCACCGACCACCTCGGCCTGACCGGCACCATCAACTCCACCTTCAACGAGCCCTACGAGGTCGCCCGCCAGTTCGCCAGCCTCGACCACCTCTCCGGCGGCCGCGCCGCCTGGAACGTCGTCACCTCCTGGGACGCCTTCACCGGCGAGAACTTCCGCCGTGGCGGCTTCCTGCCGCAGGACGAGCGCTACTCCCGCGCCAAGGAGTTCCTGGCCACCACCCACGAGCTCTTCGACTCCTGGCACGGCGACGAGATCCTCGCCGACCAGGCCTCCGGCACCTTCCTGAGCGACGCCAAGGCCGGCGCCTTCGTGCACCAGGGGCAACACTTCGACATCGAGGGCCGGTTCAACGTCCCGCGCTCCCCGCAGGGCCGCCCGGTCATCTTCCAGGCCGGCGACTCCGACGAGGGCCGCGAGTTCGCCGCCTCCGGCGCCGACGCGATCTTCAGCCGGTACGCCACCCTCAAGGAGGGCCAGGAGTTCTACACGGACGTCAAGAGCCGCCTCGCCAAGTACGGCCGCGGCCACGACCAGCTGAAGATCCTTCCCGCCGCGAGCTTCGTGCTGGGCGACACCGACGCCGAGGCCGAGGAGCTGGCCAGGGAGGTGCGCCGCCGGCAGGTCAGCGGCGCCACGGCCATCAAGCACCTGGAGTTCGTCTGGAACCGGGACCTCTCCTCGTACGACCCGGAAGGCCCGCTGCCGGACATCGACCCGGACCTCGGCGAGCACCACATCGCCCGTGGCCGCGCCCAGGTGCGGATGTACCGGGACCCGCTGGCCGTCGCGCGCGAGTGGCGCGAGCGGGCGGCGGCCAACAACTGGTCGATCCGTGACCTGGTCATCGAGACGGGCAACCGGCAGAACTTCGTCGGCTCCCCGGCCACCGTCGCGAAGACCATCAACGACTACGTACAGGCCGACGCGAGCGACGGCTTCATCCTCGTCCCGCACATCACCCCGGGCGGCCTCGACGGTTTCGCCGACAAGGTCGTCCCGCTGCTCCAGGAGCAGGGCGTCTTCCGTACCGAGTACGAGGGCCCCACCCTGCGCGACCACCTGGGCCTCGCCCACCCGGACGCCGTGGCCGAAGAGCGGGCGGCCTCGTGA
- a CDS encoding LLM class flavin-dependent oxidoreductase, with amino-acid sequence MSPSPSLHLAVALDGTGWHPASWREPVSRPQDLFTAGHWAGLVAEAERGLLDFVTFEDGLGLQSSHLLEPDDRTDQVRGRLDAVLLAARIAPLTRHIGFVPTVVATHTEPFHISKAIATLDYVSTGRAGLRVQITARSNEAAHFGRRTIPRIEAFDSPDAQELVTDLFDEAADYVEAVRRLWDSWEDDAEIRDVTTGRFIDRDKLHYIDFEGGHFSVKGPSITPRPPQGQPVVSALAHRTVPYRLVARQADIGYVTPHDAGQARAIVAEIRAEQEAAGRAAEPVHVFGDLVVFLDDDPAEAAARRDRLDTLAGEEYRSDARIFTGTPAQLADLLEELRAAGLTGFRLRPAVHGHDLPAITRGLVPELQRRDAFRRTYEADTLRGLLGLTRPASRYATA; translated from the coding sequence GTGTCCCCTTCTCCTTCGCTGCATCTCGCCGTCGCCCTCGACGGCACCGGCTGGCACCCCGCCTCCTGGCGGGAGCCCGTGTCCCGGCCCCAGGACCTGTTCACCGCCGGCCACTGGGCCGGCCTGGTCGCCGAGGCAGAGCGCGGCCTGCTCGACTTCGTGACCTTCGAGGACGGCCTCGGTCTGCAGTCCTCGCACCTCCTCGAGCCGGACGACCGCACCGACCAGGTCCGCGGCCGTCTCGATGCCGTACTGCTCGCCGCACGCATCGCGCCGCTGACCCGGCACATAGGTTTCGTCCCGACCGTGGTGGCCACACACACGGAGCCGTTCCACATCTCCAAGGCGATCGCCACCCTCGACTATGTGAGCACCGGCCGGGCCGGCCTGCGGGTGCAGATCACCGCGCGCTCCAACGAGGCCGCCCACTTCGGCCGGCGCACGATCCCCCGCATCGAGGCCTTCGACAGCCCCGACGCCCAGGAGCTGGTCACCGACCTCTTCGACGAGGCCGCCGACTACGTGGAGGCCGTGCGCAGGCTCTGGGACAGCTGGGAGGACGACGCGGAGATCCGGGACGTCACCACGGGCCGCTTCATCGACCGCGACAAGCTGCACTACATCGACTTCGAGGGCGGCCACTTCAGCGTGAAGGGCCCGTCGATCACACCCCGGCCGCCGCAGGGCCAGCCGGTCGTCAGCGCCCTCGCCCATCGGACCGTGCCGTACCGGCTGGTGGCCCGCCAGGCCGACATCGGATACGTCACCCCGCACGACGCCGGCCAGGCCCGCGCGATCGTCGCGGAGATCCGCGCCGAACAGGAGGCGGCCGGACGTGCCGCCGAGCCGGTGCACGTCTTCGGCGATCTGGTGGTCTTCCTCGACGACGACCCGGCCGAGGCCGCCGCCCGCCGCGACCGCCTCGACACCCTGGCCGGCGAGGAGTACCGCAGCGACGCCCGGATCTTCACCGGCACCCCGGCCCAACTCGCGGACCTGCTGGAGGAGTTGCGAGCTGCCGGTCTCACCGGCTTCCGGCTGCGCCCCGCCGTGCACGGCCACGACCTCCCGGCCATCACCCGGGGCCTCGTCCCGGAACTCCAGCGCCGCGACGCCTTCCGCCGCACGTACGAGGCCGACACCCTGCGCGGACTGCTGGGCCTGACCCGCCCCGCCAGCCGCTACGCCACCGCCTGA
- a CDS encoding putative leader peptide, giving the protein MARVLRSVHLHSRPHIDLQRVAGALCCS; this is encoded by the coding sequence ATGGCACGCGTACTGCGGTCCGTCCACCTCCACTCCCGGCCGCACATCGACCTCCAGCGTGTGGCCGGCGCGCTCTGTTGCTCCTGA
- a CDS encoding ABC transporter substrate-binding protein: protein MPTHLTRRSLLRGITAATAVATLATGLAACGGDSDAATSTGSASGTVTVGQFSNGAAKETTLKVSEVKSISAELPDAIRKSGKLVIGSGTLPSGSAPLGYVGSDQKTLTGSEPDLARLVAAVLGLKAETKRFTWENLFVGMDSGKVDVAFTNVTDTEERKKKYEFASYRQDNLGFEALKSAGWKFDGDYENLAGKTVSVGAGTNQERILIAWKKKLESEGKKLTIKYFQDNNSTYLALSSGKIDAYFSPNPSVAYHVTQTARTNAPTVNAGTYSGAGASLQGLIAATAKKDSGLAKPLADAINHLIDNGQYAKWLAAWNLSNEAVAKSEVNPPGLPLTDS from the coding sequence ATGCCTACCCACCTCACCCGACGCAGCCTGCTTCGCGGCATCACCGCGGCCACCGCGGTCGCCACCCTCGCCACCGGGCTCGCCGCCTGCGGTGGTGACAGCGACGCGGCCACCAGCACCGGGAGCGCCTCCGGAACCGTGACCGTGGGCCAGTTCTCCAACGGCGCCGCCAAGGAGACCACCCTCAAGGTGTCCGAGGTCAAGTCCATCAGCGCGGAACTGCCGGACGCCATCAGGAAGAGCGGCAAGCTCGTGATCGGCAGCGGCACTCTGCCGTCCGGTTCCGCGCCGCTGGGATACGTGGGCAGCGACCAGAAGACCCTCACCGGTTCGGAGCCCGATCTCGCCCGCCTGGTCGCCGCGGTGCTCGGTCTGAAGGCCGAGACCAAGCGGTTCACCTGGGAGAACCTCTTCGTCGGCATGGACAGCGGGAAGGTCGACGTGGCCTTCACCAACGTCACCGACACCGAGGAGCGGAAGAAGAAGTACGAGTTCGCCTCCTACCGGCAGGACAACCTCGGCTTCGAGGCGCTGAAGTCCGCCGGCTGGAAGTTCGACGGTGACTACGAGAACCTCGCGGGCAAGACCGTCTCGGTCGGCGCGGGCACCAACCAGGAGCGCATCCTGATCGCGTGGAAGAAGAAGCTGGAGAGCGAGGGCAAGAAGCTCACCATCAAGTACTTCCAGGACAACAACAGCACCTACCTGGCGCTCAGCAGCGGCAAGATCGACGCCTACTTCAGCCCCAACCCGAGCGTCGCCTACCACGTCACCCAGACCGCGCGCACGAACGCGCCGACGGTCAACGCGGGCACCTACTCAGGCGCCGGCGCGTCCCTCCAGGGTCTGATCGCGGCGACCGCCAAGAAGGACAGCGGGCTCGCCAAGCCCCTCGCCGACGCCATCAACCACCTGATAGACAACGGCCAGTACGCCAAGTGGCTCGCCGCCTGGAACCTCTCCAACGAGGCGGTCGCCAAGTCCGAGGTCAACCCGCCCGGGCTGCCGCTGACCGACTCCTGA
- a CDS encoding amino acid ABC transporter ATP-binding protein, which produces MTAEILEIAPAAVEIHDVHKWYGAHRVLDGIDLTVRPGEVTVILGPSGSGKSTLLRVINHLEKPEIGHVSVGGELIGVRRHGVGLKELSERAILAQRSRIGFVFQNFNLFPHLTVLDNVAAAPVATGRLSRPRALELARDLLDRVGLGDKIGAYPRQLSGGQQQRVAIARALALRPGVILFDEPTSALDPELVGEVLAVIKDLATSGTTLVIVTHEVGFAREIADRVVFIDGGRIVEQGPPGEVLDRPRNERTRDFLSKVL; this is translated from the coding sequence ATGACCGCCGAGATCCTCGAGATCGCGCCCGCCGCGGTCGAGATCCACGACGTGCACAAGTGGTACGGCGCCCACCGGGTGCTGGACGGCATCGACCTGACCGTGCGGCCCGGCGAGGTGACCGTCATCCTGGGCCCGTCCGGCTCCGGCAAGTCCACGCTGCTACGGGTGATCAACCACCTGGAGAAGCCGGAGATCGGCCACGTCAGCGTGGGCGGCGAGCTGATCGGCGTACGGCGGCACGGCGTGGGGCTCAAGGAGCTCAGCGAGCGGGCGATCCTGGCCCAGCGCAGCCGGATCGGCTTCGTCTTCCAGAACTTCAACCTCTTCCCGCACCTGACCGTTCTCGACAACGTCGCCGCCGCGCCGGTCGCCACCGGGAGGCTGTCCCGGCCCCGGGCCCTGGAGCTGGCGCGCGATCTGCTCGACCGGGTGGGCCTCGGCGACAAGATCGGCGCCTATCCGCGGCAGCTGTCGGGAGGCCAGCAGCAGCGCGTGGCCATCGCCCGCGCCCTCGCCCTGCGGCCCGGCGTCATCCTCTTCGACGAGCCGACCTCGGCCCTCGACCCCGAGCTCGTCGGCGAGGTCCTCGCCGTCATCAAGGATCTGGCGACCAGCGGTACCACCCTCGTCATCGTCACCCACGAGGTCGGTTTCGCCCGGGAGATCGCCGACCGGGTCGTCTTCATCGACGGCGGAAGGATCGTCGAACAGGGGCCGCCCGGCGAGGTGCTCGACCGGCCGCGCAACGAGCGGACGCGGGACTTCCTCAGCAAGGTGCTCTGA
- a CDS encoding amino acid ABC transporter permease has translation MSEPPGAAVSLAEAPPPADTPSKSFTAQRVQPLRRPGRWIATAVVLVLAAQFAHGLVSNPFYQWDRFGYWFLRPTIVDGLLITLEVAAYSAVLGLLGGILLALARLSKSPVLRAVSWTYVWVLRSVPLIVVLIFLYNFSALYQTLSVGVPFGPAFFRFDESKLATDMVVAVIGLSLNEAAYAAEVVRGGILSVDQGQHEAAAALGLPKGYQFTKIVFPQALRSITPNYVNQLIGLIKSTSLVFYVSLLDLFGSAQSMGSTYPGDIVPLLLVVTVWYLILTTLVSVVQFYVERYYARGATRSLPPTPLQKLRTGLTDLRARIRREAAV, from the coding sequence ATGAGTGAACCCCCTGGCGCCGCCGTGTCCCTCGCCGAGGCACCGCCACCCGCTGATACCCCGTCAAAATCCTTTACCGCCCAGCGGGTTCAGCCGCTGCGTCGGCCCGGCCGCTGGATCGCCACCGCGGTGGTCCTGGTCCTGGCGGCCCAGTTCGCCCACGGCCTGGTCTCCAACCCCTTCTACCAGTGGGACCGCTTCGGCTACTGGTTCCTGCGGCCGACCATCGTCGACGGGCTCCTGATCACCCTCGAAGTCGCCGCGTACAGCGCCGTGCTGGGGTTGCTCGGCGGCATCCTGCTCGCGCTGGCGCGGCTGTCGAAGAGCCCGGTGCTGCGGGCGGTCAGCTGGACCTACGTCTGGGTGCTGCGCTCGGTGCCGCTGATCGTGGTCCTGATCTTCCTGTACAACTTCAGCGCGCTCTACCAGACGTTGAGCGTCGGTGTGCCCTTCGGCCCCGCCTTCTTCAGGTTCGACGAGTCGAAACTCGCCACCGACATGGTCGTCGCCGTGATCGGCCTCAGCCTCAACGAGGCCGCGTACGCCGCCGAGGTGGTCCGTGGCGGCATCCTCTCCGTCGACCAGGGCCAGCACGAGGCGGCCGCCGCCCTCGGCCTGCCGAAGGGCTACCAGTTCACGAAGATCGTGTTCCCGCAGGCCCTGAGATCCATCACGCCGAACTACGTCAACCAGCTGATCGGCCTGATCAAGAGCACCTCGCTGGTCTTCTACGTGTCCCTGCTCGACCTGTTCGGCTCCGCACAGTCGATGGGCTCCACGTATCCCGGTGACATCGTGCCGCTGCTGCTGGTCGTCACCGTCTGGTACCTGATCCTCACGACCCTCGTCTCCGTCGTCCAGTTCTACGTCGAGCGGTACTACGCCCGGGGCGCCACGCGCTCCCTGCCGCCGACGCCGTTGCAGAAGCTGCGCACCGGTCTCACCGACCTGCGGGCCCGCATACGCAGGGAGGCAGCCGTATGA
- a CDS encoding glutathione S-transferase C-terminal domain-containing protein, with the protein MSVTPLAPATSASSAPAFRGRIGRDARSGHYAVPRRYRLHLSPACPNGLRIAVVHSLLGLTDVCPVTVLDAVPDCSDGGYSALRPLYDASAHRYAGAAAGPVLSDDWSGRIVSTHAPDVTRDLARHFGGGRPALYPCGAETEIHSVERLCARGVDAAAQRAGRADVDATVRAAALDTLFATLGSLERRLAAHDYLVGDQLTAADVELWVTLVQLDTVHRHHLDAAAVHRVADHPALWAHARHLAAHPAFAAHLDLDGIARRHHARCRGLEAAGAAVQILDWAAHAARRP; encoded by the coding sequence ATGTCCGTCACGCCGCTCGCCCCCGCCACCTCCGCATCCTCGGCCCCCGCCTTCCGCGGCCGCATCGGCCGGGACGCGCGCAGCGGGCACTACGCCGTACCGCGCCGCTACCGCCTCCATCTCTCGCCCGCCTGTCCCAACGGGCTGCGCATCGCCGTGGTCCACAGCCTGCTCGGCCTCACCGACGTCTGTCCGGTGACCGTCCTGGACGCCGTCCCCGACTGTTCCGACGGGGGGTACTCCGCACTGCGTCCGCTGTACGACGCGAGCGCGCACCGGTATGCCGGCGCGGCCGCGGGGCCGGTGCTCAGCGACGACTGGTCCGGCCGCATCGTCAGCACCCACGCCCCGGACGTGACGCGCGACCTGGCCCGGCACTTCGGCGGCGGCCGTCCGGCGCTGTACCCGTGCGGCGCCGAGACGGAGATCCACTCAGTGGAACGGCTGTGCGCCCGCGGCGTCGACGCGGCCGCGCAGCGCGCCGGACGTGCCGACGTCGACGCGACGGTGCGGGCGGCGGCGCTCGACACGCTGTTCGCCACGCTGGGATCGCTGGAGCGGCGGCTGGCCGCGCACGACTACCTGGTGGGCGACCAACTCACCGCAGCCGACGTCGAGTTGTGGGTCACTCTGGTCCAACTCGACACCGTGCACCGCCACCACCTGGACGCCGCGGCGGTACATCGCGTCGCCGACCACCCCGCCCTGTGGGCCCACGCCCGCCACCTGGCCGCCCACCCGGCCTTCGCCGCCCACCTCGACCTCGACGGCATCGCTCGCCGCCATCACGCCCGCTGCCGGGGGCTGGAGGCCGCCGGCGCGGCCGTACAGATCCTCGACTGGGCGGCCCACGCCGCCCGCAGGCCGTAG
- a CDS encoding putative leader peptide — MGRVGPVRSRVSPTTPPSPLLTSRRHIDLQRVCSAIRPPLG; from the coding sequence ATGGGGCGCGTCGGACCGGTCAGGAGTCGTGTGAGCCCTACGACCCCGCCGTCGCCCCTTCTGACCTCCCGCCGCCACATCGATCTGCAGCGTGTCTGCAGCGCGATCAGGCCGCCCCTCGGCTGA
- a CDS encoding ABC transporter ATP-binding protein — protein sequence MAEIILEGVTKRFPDGALAVKDVDLEIADGEFVILVGPSGCGKSTTLNMIAGLEDITEGTLRIGGRVVNDLAPKERDVAMVFQSYALYPHMNVRENMGFPLRLAKVDKDTVNAKVTEAARILDLTEHLERKPANLSGGQRQRVAMGRAIVRDPKAFLMDEPLSNLDAKLRVQMRTQISRLQRRLGTTTVYVTHDQTEAMTLGDRVVVMRQGLVQQIGTPAELYDLPRNIFVAGFIGSPAMNFLNATLEGGALRSPLGDLTLDDRTRQALERQNAPREVILGLRPEAFEDAALSHDRDRTGPVFTAAVEVVESLGSDVYSYFSAEGGAATTAELEELAKDSGLRDTGADTHQIVARLDAATSAREGETVELQVDMTKAHVFDPATGTNLTHPVRAD from the coding sequence ATGGCCGAGATCATCCTTGAGGGAGTCACCAAACGTTTTCCCGACGGGGCCCTCGCCGTGAAGGACGTGGACCTCGAGATCGCCGACGGCGAGTTCGTGATCCTGGTCGGTCCGTCGGGATGCGGCAAGTCCACCACCCTGAACATGATCGCCGGACTTGAGGACATCACCGAGGGGACCCTGCGCATCGGAGGCCGAGTCGTCAACGACCTGGCTCCCAAGGAACGCGACGTCGCCATGGTGTTCCAGAGCTACGCCCTGTACCCGCACATGAACGTCCGGGAGAACATGGGCTTCCCGCTGCGCCTGGCCAAGGTGGACAAGGACACCGTCAACGCCAAGGTGACGGAAGCCGCTCGGATCCTTGACCTCACCGAGCACCTGGAGCGCAAGCCCGCCAACCTCTCGGGCGGGCAGCGCCAGCGGGTGGCCATGGGGCGGGCGATCGTCCGTGATCCCAAGGCGTTCCTGATGGACGAGCCGCTGTCCAACCTGGACGCGAAACTCCGGGTACAGATGCGCACTCAGATCTCCCGGCTACAGCGGCGTCTGGGCACGACCACCGTGTACGTCACCCACGACCAGACCGAGGCGATGACGCTCGGCGACCGGGTCGTGGTCATGAGACAGGGCCTGGTCCAGCAGATCGGCACACCCGCCGAACTGTACGACTTGCCGCGCAACATCTTCGTCGCGGGCTTCATCGGCTCCCCGGCGATGAACTTCCTGAACGCCACCTTGGAGGGCGGCGCCCTGCGCTCGCCCCTGGGCGATCTGACCCTCGACGACCGTACGAGGCAGGCGCTGGAAAGGCAGAACGCCCCTCGCGAGGTCATCCTCGGGCTTCGGCCGGAGGCCTTCGAGGACGCGGCCCTGTCACACGACCGGGACCGGACGGGCCCGGTCTTCACCGCCGCCGTGGAGGTGGTGGAGTCGCTGGGTTCCGATGTGTATTCCTACTTCAGCGCGGAGGGCGGGGCGGCGACGACTGCCGAACTGGAGGAGCTCGCCAAGGACTCGGGTCTGCGCGACACCGGCGCGGACACCCATCAGATCGTGGCCCGCCTCGACGCCGCCACGTCTGCCCGCGAGGGCGAAACGGTGGAGCTGCAGGTCGACATGACCAAGGCTCACGTGTTCGACCCGGCGACCGGAACGAACCTCACGCATCCCGTGAGGGCGGACTGA
- a CDS encoding carbohydrate ABC transporter permease, giving the protein MAAVGKTHAARWGVVNVVVVLYALFPVWWIAALSFKKPSTLTDGDYIPREWTWENYSGIFKTSEFTRALINSIGIALISTVIAVVLGTMAAYAVARLRFPGKRVLIGMSLLIAMFPPISLVSPLFNIERVIGIFDTWVGLIIPYMTFSLPLAIYTLSAFFREIPWDLEKAAKVDGATPAQAFRMVIVPLAAPGVFTTAILVFIFCWNDFLFAISLTSTEAARTVPAAIAFFTGSSQFQQPTGSIAAAAVVITIPIIVFVLFFQRRIVAGLTSGAVKG; this is encoded by the coding sequence ATGGCCGCCGTGGGAAAGACGCATGCCGCCCGATGGGGCGTCGTGAACGTGGTGGTGGTCCTGTACGCGCTGTTCCCGGTGTGGTGGATCGCCGCGCTGTCGTTCAAGAAGCCCAGCACCCTGACGGACGGCGACTACATCCCCAGGGAATGGACGTGGGAGAACTACAGCGGGATCTTCAAGACCTCCGAGTTCACCCGGGCGCTGATCAACTCGATCGGCATCGCCCTGATCTCCACGGTGATCGCGGTGGTGCTGGGCACCATGGCCGCCTACGCGGTGGCCAGGCTGCGCTTCCCCGGCAAGCGGGTGCTCATCGGCATGTCACTGCTGATCGCCATGTTCCCCCCGATCTCCCTGGTGTCACCACTGTTCAACATCGAGCGGGTCATCGGGATCTTCGACACCTGGGTCGGGCTGATCATCCCGTACATGACCTTCTCCCTGCCGCTCGCGATCTACACCCTGTCGGCGTTCTTCCGGGAGATCCCCTGGGATCTGGAGAAGGCCGCCAAGGTCGACGGGGCGACGCCCGCGCAGGCCTTCCGGATGGTGATCGTGCCGCTGGCCGCGCCGGGCGTGTTCACCACGGCCATTCTCGTGTTCATCTTCTGCTGGAACGACTTCCTGTTCGCGATCTCGCTGACTTCCACCGAGGCCGCGCGCACCGTGCCGGCCGCGATCGCGTTCTTCACCGGGAGCTCCCAGTTCCAGCAGCCCACAGGGTCGATCGCCGCCGCCGCTGTGGTCATCACCATCCCGATCATCGTTTTCGTCCTGTTCTTCCAGCGGCGGATCGTCGCCGGACTGACCTCCGGGGCAGTCAAGGGGTGA